Proteins encoded within one genomic window of Rhizobium bangladeshense:
- a CDS encoding acyltransferase family protein, whose amino-acid sequence MSRPDYIPSLDGLRGIAALLVVQAHIGLVFPYTALHFITMGSEAVGLFFALSGFLMAHLYGSRPVTREAVLDFLVSRFARIYPVYLAAVLLVATLSGVQDLGFIQPITGSIDFVRHVFLLGSSGVFWSIPPEIQFYLLFPILWLCLARPHRYDGVIVGLAVLVVVDGLLELPGPGILLLSKLPYFLFGALAGAMHSYWDKWTPSALTGAFTLFLLAVFFTYRHVLPHFSPEFWGLQSAVAAAVIVALVARQPPIAAHVLAAAPMRFLGAVSFSLYLFHVPIMFLARRAFDGLIPEPAIIVAALGVAAAGAWFIHETVEVPSRRLLVGWWRHHRWRSGEIPAEKIEQAILDLQEAEKRLLSSAILAQEITTASEVGEGAGRTVIEDKGDEKLRA is encoded by the coding sequence ATGAGCCGGCCGGATTACATCCCCAGTCTCGATGGTCTGCGCGGTATCGCCGCGCTTCTGGTCGTGCAAGCCCATATCGGGCTTGTCTTTCCATATACAGCCTTGCATTTCATCACTATGGGCAGCGAAGCCGTCGGCTTGTTCTTTGCCCTCAGCGGCTTTCTGATGGCCCACCTCTACGGCTCACGGCCGGTGACCAGAGAAGCCGTCCTGGATTTTCTTGTTAGCCGCTTTGCCCGCATCTATCCGGTCTATCTGGCCGCTGTCCTGCTCGTGGCGACGCTTTCCGGCGTCCAGGATCTAGGCTTCATTCAGCCGATCACCGGCAGCATCGACTTTGTGCGCCATGTCTTTCTTCTGGGCTCGAGTGGCGTTTTCTGGTCAATTCCACCAGAAATTCAGTTCTATCTTCTCTTCCCCATCCTATGGCTCTGCTTGGCGCGCCCGCACCGTTATGACGGCGTGATCGTGGGCTTGGCGGTGCTGGTCGTGGTGGATGGCCTGCTTGAACTGCCGGGGCCAGGAATACTGCTTCTTTCCAAGCTCCCTTACTTTCTTTTCGGCGCACTTGCCGGGGCGATGCATTCCTACTGGGATAAATGGACGCCATCCGCCCTCACGGGAGCTTTCACGCTATTCCTTCTGGCGGTGTTCTTCACTTACAGACACGTCTTGCCGCATTTTTCTCCTGAGTTCTGGGGGCTGCAAAGCGCGGTCGCCGCAGCCGTAATCGTGGCGCTCGTCGCTCGGCAACCGCCCATCGCAGCACATGTTCTGGCGGCTGCGCCCATGCGGTTTTTAGGGGCGGTCAGCTTTTCGCTCTATCTATTCCACGTTCCGATCATGTTCCTTGCGCGCCGCGCTTTCGATGGATTGATACCGGAACCGGCGATCATTGTGGCGGCGCTTGGCGTTGCGGCAGCAGGAGCATGGTTCATACATGAAACGGTAGAAGTCCCGAGCCGACGCCTGCTCGTCGGGTGGTGGCGGCATCATCGGTGGCGCTCGGGCGAAATTCCGGCTGAGAAGATCGAACAGGCGATCCTCGATCTGCAAGAGGCCGAAAAGCGCCTTCTGAGCAGCGCAATTCTGGCACAAGAAATCACGACGGCCTCAGAAGTCGGAGAGGGAGCCGGCCGCACGGTCATAGAGGATAAAGGCGACGAGAAGCTTCGCGCCTGA